A window of Sulfurimonas gotlandica GD1 contains these coding sequences:
- a CDS encoding diguanylate cyclase, with amino-acid sequence MHNYKREISILYVENEKDIMESYAKELQKVSQNLFTADNGEEGLKLYKKHKPDIIISDMNGLEMTKAIKEIDENANVIFTTTNNESAYLLEAIKLHVEGYLLKPVEKKLLLKIVKKLSRTIILEKENKEQRELLQYIIDSENSITIITNTTNISFASKSFLSFFGASTIQEFKQKFPILLDIFSNSDDLINKFSITQSMKNNIDFYEFIHNIDESSRVVTLKNIDNEEKSLYINISKINDLNYLINFTDITKLTQEKEATELKLYQDSLTGINNREKFEEVIYYELKQSKRYNRSLSLAILDIDKFKDFNDTYGHLIGDEVLIMLSEEIQKHTRESDLFARWGGEEFVLLFSNTNLQNAMNLAENFRQIIEKLKHKSAGSVTVSFGLTEYKKGDTLKSMFKRADDALYEAKNSGRNCIRSIS; translated from the coding sequence ATGCACAATTATAAACGTGAGATTTCTATTCTTTATGTTGAAAATGAAAAAGATATTATGGAAAGTTATGCAAAAGAACTCCAAAAAGTATCACAAAATCTTTTTACAGCAGACAATGGTGAGGAAGGTTTAAAGCTCTATAAAAAGCATAAACCAGATATTATTATCAGCGATATGAATGGTCTGGAAATGACGAAAGCTATAAAAGAGATTGATGAAAATGCAAATGTTATCTTTACCACAACCAACAATGAAAGTGCTTATCTACTAGAAGCGATTAAACTACATGTTGAAGGTTATCTTTTAAAACCTGTTGAAAAAAAGCTACTCTTAAAAATAGTTAAAAAACTCTCAAGAACAATTATTCTTGAAAAAGAGAACAAAGAGCAAAGAGAGCTGCTACAGTATATTATTGATTCTGAAAACAGCATTACTATCATTACAAATACTACGAATATATCATTTGCAAGTAAATCGTTTTTGAGCTTCTTTGGTGCATCTACAATTCAAGAATTCAAGCAGAAATTTCCAATACTTCTAGATATATTTTCAAACTCAGATGACTTGATTAATAAGTTCAGCATAACACAAAGCATGAAAAACAATATAGATTTTTATGAGTTTATACATAACATAGATGAATCATCAAGAGTTGTAACACTTAAAAATATAGACAATGAAGAGAAATCTTTATATATAAATATATCAAAAATTAACGATTTAAACTACCTTATAAACTTTACTGACATAACTAAACTAACACAAGAAAAAGAAGCTACAGAACTAAAGCTTTATCAAGACTCTTTAACAGGAATCAATAATAGAGAAAAATTTGAAGAGGTAATTTACTACGAACTAAAACAGTCTAAAAGATATAATCGTTCTCTTAGTCTAGCTATTTTAGATATTGACAAATTTAAAGACTTTAATGATACATATGGCCACCTAATAGGTGATGAAGTTCTAATCATGCTGAGTGAAGAAATACAAAAACACACTAGAGAGAGTGATTTATTTGCTAGATGGGGTGGAGAAGAGTTTGTACTACTTTTTAGTAATACAAACTTGCAAAATGCAATGAATCTTGCAGAAAATTTTAGACAAATCATTGAAAAACTAAAACACAAATCTGCAGGCAGTGTAACTGTAAGTTTTGGACTTACAGAGTACAAGAAAGGTGATACCCTAAAATCAATGTTCAAACGAGCTGACGATGCTCTATATGAAGCGAAAAACAGTGGTAGAAACTGTATAAGAAGTATCTCTTAG
- a CDS encoding DUF2461 domain-containing protein, protein MEFKGFSKDTLPFLESIRQNNDKEWFEEHRSEYEQNILNPSRAFVEEFGEHLMALEPTITFSPKINKSLFRIYRDTRRMGAIKVPLKHRIGIIFWQGNGSRMQNSSFYLHFSPDELFVAVGVRWFEKPMLDAYREFILDDKRRAKLAEVLDTLESKGYKTIEKGYKRYPRGFSAEMSDAHLSLYKGMATYKILDPKLIVNGDKLIDTLYKIYEEMLPLQQLVYEISLRVKEENS, encoded by the coding sequence ATGGAATTTAAGGGATTTAGTAAAGATACACTCCCCTTTTTAGAATCCATTCGTCAAAACAATGATAAAGAGTGGTTTGAAGAGCACAGATCAGAATATGAGCAAAACATACTAAACCCTTCACGAGCTTTCGTTGAAGAGTTTGGTGAGCATCTGATGGCTCTTGAACCTACTATCACCTTCTCTCCTAAAATAAACAAATCTCTTTTTCGCATCTACAGAGACACTCGTCGAATGGGTGCTATTAAAGTTCCTTTGAAACACCGCATCGGGATTATCTTCTGGCAGGGTAACGGCAGTAGAATGCAAAATTCATCTTTTTATCTTCACTTCTCTCCGGATGAACTATTTGTAGCTGTTGGTGTCAGATGGTTTGAAAAACCCATGTTAGATGCTTACAGAGAGTTCATTTTAGATGATAAGAGAAGAGCAAAGCTTGCAGAAGTTTTAGACACTCTTGAAAGTAAGGGTTACAAGACCATAGAAAAGGGTTACAAAAGATATCCTAGAGGATTTAGTGCAGAGATGTCAGATGCTCACTTGAGCCTCTACAAAGGTATGGCTACATATAAAATTTTAGACCCTAAGCTTATAGTAAATGGTGATAAACTCATAGATACGCTCTATAAAATCTATGAAGAGATGCTACCATTACAGCAGTTGGTTTATGAAATAAGTTTGAGAGTTAAAGAGGAAAACAGTTGA
- a CDS encoding cadherin repeat domain-containing protein — protein sequence MATGKVIGRVEVSTGNVKIVDVNGNLRDTGYEGLMYEGEQIYSDDVNALFQIKYLALPEATAYDGIFRVLADGSVISGLDGNENYFGDDIDFMETAAGDAGPDGSSAFLEEIPMDESSLLGFGRGADDTRYGEGITNFGVVSETDGTPPVITSDNEVIFDENDPDAVMTVTALDTSAVTFSISGLDSALFTIDPITGVLRFNDAPDYENPLDTGGDNEYNILVTVTDALGNFTTQLLSINVNNLNDNIPTADDAANSAIEDGVVVSGQLVGQDADGNEIRYELGEDTLGEDEGTLVFNSDGSYTYDVGDDFQDLA from the coding sequence ATGGCTACTGGAAAAGTGATTGGTAGAGTCGAAGTATCTACCGGGAATGTAAAAATTGTTGATGTTAATGGTAATCTTCGCGATACTGGGTATGAGGGGCTAATGTATGAAGGTGAACAAATTTATAGTGACGATGTAAATGCGCTCTTCCAGATTAAATATTTAGCACTTCCAGAAGCTACAGCTTATGATGGTATATTTAGAGTTTTAGCTGACGGCTCTGTAATCTCAGGACTTGATGGAAATGAGAATTATTTTGGAGACGACATTGACTTTATGGAAACAGCAGCAGGTGATGCAGGCCCAGATGGAAGTTCCGCTTTCTTAGAAGAAATTCCTATGGATGAATCATCGTTGCTAGGATTTGGTAGAGGTGCCGATGATACAAGATACGGCGAAGGTATAACAAATTTCGGTGTTGTGTCAGAAACAGATGGAACTCCTCCGGTCATTACGTCTGACAACGAAGTGATTTTTGATGAGAACGATCCGGATGCGGTTATGACAGTAACAGCATTGGACACGAGTGCCGTAACATTTAGTATATCTGGTTTAGATAGCGCACTATTTACTATCGACCCTATAACAGGGGTACTTAGATTTAATGACGCACCTGACTATGAAAATCCACTTGATACAGGTGGTGACAATGAATACAATATATTGGTTACAGTGACAGACGCTTTGGGTAACTTTACTACTCAACTACTCTCAATCAATGTAAACAATCTTAATGACAACATTCCAACAGCAGACGATGCTGCTAATAGTGCCATAGAAGATGGTGTAGTAGTAAGTGGTCAGTTAGTTGGTCAAGATGCTGATGGTAATGAGATCAGATATGAACTTGGAGAAGACACTCTTGGTGAAGATGAAGGTACTTTAGTCTTTAACTCTGATGGTAGTTATACTTATGATGTTGGAGATGATTTCCAAGATTTAGCT
- a CDS encoding HAD family hydrolase: MKVVIFDMDGTLLDSKKDITISINYIRDLHYNLPPLTEEFVVEAINMEVRNLPKMFYGTELYHDKDRDVFEIHYALQCTQNPYLYDGVKETLEKLVASGVKVSVATNAPTPFASRMLKHLGVDEMFDLIIGADQVRVSKPDPQMLHEILNHYGFDRTKDEAWMVGDNSKDMLSAKNAGISSMFATWGFTPEAKHDIVVFEPKEILDIVL, translated from the coding sequence ATGAAAGTAGTTATTTTTGATATGGATGGAACGCTTTTAGATTCTAAAAAAGATATAACAATCTCTATAAACTACATAAGAGACTTGCACTATAATCTTCCTCCTTTAACTGAAGAGTTTGTAGTTGAGGCAATAAATATGGAAGTGAGAAATCTTCCCAAAATGTTTTATGGTACTGAGCTTTATCATGACAAAGATAGAGATGTTTTTGAAATCCACTATGCTCTTCAGTGTACTCAAAATCCATATCTTTACGATGGTGTAAAAGAGACTCTTGAAAAACTGGTTGCATCTGGAGTCAAAGTCTCTGTTGCTACAAATGCACCTACACCTTTTGCATCTAGAATGTTAAAGCACCTTGGAGTTGATGAGATGTTTGATCTCATAATAGGTGCTGATCAGGTTAGAGTTTCTAAACCAGACCCACAGATGCTACATGAGATACTTAATCACTACGGTTTTGATAGAACTAAAGATGAGGCTTGGATGGTTGGAGACAACTCAAAAGATATGTTAAGTGCTAAAAATGCAGGAATAAGTTCTATGTTTGCTACTTGGGGTTTTACACCGGAAGCTAAGCATGATATTGTAGTTTTTGAGCCAAAAGAGATATTAGACATCGTTTTATAA
- a CDS encoding SIR2 family NAD-dependent protein deacylase encodes MSKVLILSGAGISAESGISTFRDSDGLWEKHRIEDVCSAGCLDTNGEATIKFYDARRADIKDKTPNYAHKVIAELKQKYPNEISVLTQNIDDMFEKAGMKENEIVHLHGFIRELRCRDCDEIFDIAYQPQESFATQCPSCGGSLRPNIVFFGEAAPEYQKLTQELNRCELIVIIGTSGNVLDVTYFAQLTDKSILNNLEPSNAIDDSYFTKVYYAKATEAIGEISEYIEEFLADA; translated from the coding sequence ATGTCAAAAGTTTTAATTCTCTCCGGTGCAGGTATAAGTGCTGAGTCAGGCATCTCTACTTTTAGAGACAGTGATGGACTATGGGAGAAACACCGCATTGAAGATGTCTGCAGTGCGGGATGTCTGGATACTAATGGTGAAGCTACAATAAAGTTTTATGATGCAAGAAGAGCTGATATTAAAGATAAGACTCCTAATTATGCGCATAAAGTGATAGCTGAGTTAAAACAAAAGTATCCTAATGAAATCTCAGTGCTAACTCAAAATATAGATGATATGTTTGAAAAAGCTGGTATGAAAGAGAATGAGATTGTTCATCTGCATGGATTTATAAGAGAGTTAAGATGCAGAGATTGTGATGAGATATTTGACATAGCTTATCAGCCTCAGGAGAGTTTTGCAACTCAGTGTCCAAGCTGTGGAGGAAGTCTGAGACCAAATATTGTCTTCTTTGGTGAAGCAGCTCCAGAGTATCAAAAGCTTACACAAGAATTAAATAGATGTGAACTTATAGTTATTATAGGTACTAGCGGAAATGTCTTGGATGTTACATATTTTGCACAACTTACAGATAAGTCAATACTAAACAACTTGGAACCGAGTAATGCTATTGATGATAGTTATTTTACAAAAGTTTATTATGCCAAGGCTACAGAAGCTATTGGTGAAATATCTGAATATATAGAGGAATTTTTAGCAGATGCGTAA
- a CDS encoding coiled-coil domain-containing protein, whose protein sequence is MFDSDLLLAFAFMGILFLRQISILKQPNKINYAPLMIGIGTISSVVHFIIHPDITDAILLLRESFLPLLVAMLLYIVMNILHQTQQTQTARTHDEFARVITTQVSELKEFMGELEGRMILSQQEDRQSQEEMREKFKHDIKALNAIELNQSKFLEKFDDMDGWHNGVSKAFEDFTNVQLPELDNVVHKHIDILRVAEQDHYNQIKTTLEKAVASRFDMSEDIDELKENLNGMKSISEDIAKTITRHTLEQLSGVTKTFENQILSLKSHTEGVSTSLYESENRLGAIREQSEMIMKQMLLSSKKMNELERQNSGLHDIYSTIRDLVGEIEVIKADYVKAQSELSSISYKLNSKKESEIDSVKEQMEALIVTLTKRIDDSLAKLHEHYHIASDDITKSVQILAKKAQLQKGYTDLK, encoded by the coding sequence GTGTTTGATAGTGACTTACTCCTAGCCTTCGCATTTATGGGGATTCTCTTTTTAAGACAGATATCTATACTAAAACAACCAAACAAGATAAACTACGCACCGCTTATGATAGGAATAGGTACTATTAGTAGTGTTGTTCACTTTATTATCCATCCAGATATCACTGATGCAATTTTACTTCTAAGAGAGTCTTTTTTACCGCTTCTTGTAGCTATGCTGCTATATATAGTTATGAACATATTACATCAGACACAACAGACTCAAACTGCAAGAACACATGATGAGTTTGCAAGAGTAATCACAACTCAGGTAAGTGAGTTAAAAGAGTTTATGGGCGAATTAGAAGGTCGTATGATTCTTTCTCAACAAGAGGATAGACAATCTCAAGAAGAAATGCGAGAGAAGTTTAAACACGATATCAAAGCTCTGAATGCTATTGAACTTAATCAAAGTAAATTTTTAGAAAAATTTGATGATATGGATGGTTGGCACAATGGAGTCTCAAAAGCATTTGAAGACTTTACAAACGTTCAACTTCCAGAACTTGATAATGTTGTTCACAAGCACATAGATATACTAAGAGTTGCAGAACAGGACCACTATAACCAAATAAAAACTACACTTGAAAAAGCAGTAGCCAGTAGATTTGATATGTCAGAGGACATAGATGAGTTAAAAGAGAATCTAAATGGTATGAAGTCTATATCTGAGGATATCGCAAAAACAATTACAAGACATACTCTAGAACAGCTCTCTGGTGTAACAAAAACTTTTGAAAATCAAATTCTGTCTCTGAAGTCTCATACAGAGGGAGTTAGTACATCTCTATATGAGAGCGAAAATAGACTGGGTGCTATTCGTGAACAGAGTGAGATGATTATGAAGCAGATGCTTCTTTCATCTAAAAAAATGAATGAGCTAGAGCGCCAAAACAGCGGACTGCACGACATTTATTCTACTATTAGAGACTTAGTAGGTGAGATAGAAGTTATCAAAGCTGATTATGTAAAAGCTCAGTCAGAATTAAGTAGTATTTCTTATAAGCTCAATTCAAAAAAAGAGTCTGAGATAGACAGTGTAAAAGAGCAGATGGAAGCTCTGATAGTAACACTAACAAAAAGGATAGATGACTCTTTAGCAAAACTTCATGAGCACTATCACATAGCATCTGATGATATCACGAAGAGTGTTCAGATACTAGCAAAAAAAGCACAGCTTCAAAAGGGATATACAGACTTAAAGTAG
- the hemH gene encoding ferrochelatase codes for MPSRKEAVILLNMGGPNNLEEVEMFLKNMFADKNILTMKSDLLRKFVGGMITFTRTESSQDIYRQIGGKSPIVGHTKSLVEKLQTRLGEDVMVDFVMRYTPPFASEVIEKINKENVEKIYLIPLYPQFSTTTTKSSLEDFEECYHDIGEDAILVETKHFFENETYNKAIIHRIKEQVAEAKYEDFDIIFSAHGLPQKIVDAGDVYQRHVEKHVAILKQMLSDEKMNFHESHLAYQSKVGPMEWLKPSLEDKLKTVRNRGVIIFPIAFTIDNSETDFELEIEYREIAEELGFKEYRVCRCPNDSELFVDALEEIYKKMK; via the coding sequence ATGCCGAGTCGTAAAGAAGCAGTTATATTATTAAATATGGGTGGACCAAACAACTTAGAAGAAGTTGAGATGTTTTTGAAGAATATGTTCGCTGATAAGAATATATTGACAATGAAAAGCGACCTTTTAAGAAAATTTGTTGGTGGTATGATTACTTTTACAAGAACAGAAAGTTCGCAAGACATTTACAGACAAATAGGTGGAAAATCACCTATAGTAGGACATACAAAAAGCTTAGTTGAAAAACTTCAGACAAGACTTGGCGAAGATGTTATGGTTGACTTTGTAATGAGATATACTCCGCCTTTTGCGTCAGAAGTAATAGAGAAAATCAACAAAGAAAATGTTGAAAAAATATACCTGATTCCTCTTTATCCTCAGTTCTCAACTACTACAACAAAATCATCATTAGAAGATTTTGAAGAGTGTTATCACGATATAGGTGAAGATGCTATTCTTGTAGAGACAAAACATTTTTTTGAAAATGAAACTTATAATAAAGCGATAATCCATAGAATTAAAGAACAGGTCGCTGAGGCCAAGTATGAAGATTTTGATATTATTTTCTCAGCTCACGGACTTCCTCAAAAGATAGTAGATGCTGGAGATGTTTACCAGCGTCATGTTGAGAAGCATGTAGCTATTTTAAAGCAGATGCTCTCAGATGAAAAAATGAACTTCCATGAGTCGCATCTGGCTTATCAGTCAAAAGTAGGACCTATGGAGTGGTTGAAGCCATCTCTAGAAGATAAGCTCAAAACTGTTAGAAACAGGGGAGTAATAATCTTCCCGATAGCTTTTACAATAGATAACTCTGAGACAGATTTTGAACTGGAAATTGAGTATAGAGAGATAGCTGAGGAACTTGGATTTAAAGAATACAGAGTTTGTAGATGTCCAAATGATAGTGAACTTTTTGTAGATGCTTTAGAAGAAATTTATAAGAAGATGAAGTAG
- the ccsA gene encoding cytochrome c biogenesis protein, with protein MKQLLSILNSMKTMAVLMSIFAFAIGYATFVENDYGTITAKADIYNARWFEVLMGLLTINLILNIYKYKMYTFKKAPIFIFHVAFIIIIIGASITRYVGYEGTMHIREGASSSTMTSSDTYFTVDAKVGSKHEITSQTLYLSKKSTNSLSSSLEIEGKKVNVEMIEYIPDAVETTVEDKTGIPMASMMVTGSGKGEPVSLSEGEFYESDNFVLDFNSGKKFDKMVVSLFVEDDKFFMNHPMTLSYLKMDDQSKGTLEASAKQPFTIRTLFSTAGGGFVLRTFYPHASKKIVTNPNASPQRPGYDGLRFKITVDDISRDVLIFGQSGRMAKEYHNEVNGVDVHLSYGSKKLQLPFEIKLKEFQLDRYPGSMSPASYASEVILIDKEQNIEMPYRIFMNNILEHRGYRFFQSSYDQDEKGTILSVNNDPGTLPTYIGYFLLTLGMMWSLFSKSNRFAQLAKRAKKAADEKAVGAIIALGLVLSLTPSYAEDLNPTIKTIISFDKDHAEKFGELVIQDSGGRMKPMDTLSTEILAKIHRGASVKIGDYKLDSNQVILGMMVKPDAYRDIKIIYTKNPEVNKLIGTVSDAKYASFAQFFSDPSNMNGYKLAELVDAAVRKEPKHRNMLDKAILKVDERVNIAYSVYTGALMKMWPKPNDANNKWYPTIEALQTFSPENAERLRGVAVKYFTSIDDALANGNWADANTAVTKLAEYQKFYGADVYPSKNRIKAEMFYNKAYIFETLYPFYLLLGFILLILSFVKILKPAFNIAIFSKVTLGLLVVFFVAHTFGLGLRWYISGHAPWSNGYESMIYIGWATVLAGFIFSKRSSMTMASTAVLAGLILFVAHLNWMDPQVTNLVPVLNSYWLSIHVAVITASYGFLGLGALLGFVSVLLFILKTDKNSKHITLSIKELNSINEMALMVGLMLLTIGNFLGGVWANESWGRYWGWDPKETWALVTILVYAVVVHLRFIKSIYSEFNFAVISLMAYTSVIMTYFGVNYYLAGLHSYAKGDPVPVPDFVPITYAIIFVLVALAFRNRKLA; from the coding sequence ATGAAACAACTATTATCAATTCTAAACTCCATGAAAACTATGGCAGTTTTGATGTCAATCTTTGCATTTGCAATCGGTTATGCTACATTTGTAGAGAACGATTATGGAACTATTACAGCTAAGGCTGATATATATAACGCGAGATGGTTTGAAGTTCTGATGGGGCTTTTAACAATAAACCTTATTTTAAATATATATAAATACAAAATGTATACATTTAAAAAGGCTCCTATATTTATTTTTCACGTTGCATTTATAATAATAATAATTGGTGCTTCTATTACTAGATATGTTGGTTACGAAGGAACTATGCATATTCGTGAGGGTGCAAGCTCTTCGACAATGACAAGTTCAGATACATACTTTACAGTTGATGCTAAAGTAGGTTCTAAACATGAAATTACATCCCAGACACTATATCTTTCTAAAAAAAGTACAAACAGCTTATCTAGTTCTTTAGAGATAGAAGGCAAGAAAGTAAATGTTGAGATGATAGAGTATATTCCAGATGCAGTTGAGACGACAGTAGAAGACAAAACAGGTATTCCTATGGCTTCTATGATGGTTACTGGGTCAGGGAAGGGTGAACCTGTTTCACTTAGTGAAGGTGAGTTTTATGAGAGTGATAATTTTGTTTTAGACTTTAACTCAGGTAAAAAGTTTGACAAAATGGTTGTTTCTCTTTTTGTTGAAGATGACAAATTTTTTATGAATCACCCTATGACTCTCTCATACTTAAAAATGGATGATCAGTCAAAAGGAACACTAGAAGCAAGCGCAAAACAACCTTTTACTATAAGAACTCTTTTTAGTACAGCAGGTGGTGGATTTGTTCTTAGAACTTTTTACCCACATGCTTCAAAAAAGATTGTTACAAATCCAAATGCATCTCCACAAAGACCTGGTTATGATGGACTTCGTTTTAAGATTACAGTTGATGATATTTCAAGAGATGTTCTAATCTTTGGACAGTCGGGAAGAATGGCAAAAGAGTATCATAACGAAGTCAATGGTGTTGACGTTCATCTCTCATATGGTTCTAAAAAACTTCAACTGCCTTTTGAAATCAAACTAAAAGAATTTCAACTAGACAGATATCCAGGCTCAATGAGTCCTGCATCTTATGCTAGTGAAGTTATTTTAATAGATAAAGAGCAAAATATTGAAATGCCTTATAGAATTTTTATGAATAATATTTTAGAACACCGTGGATATAGATTTTTCCAATCATCTTATGATCAAGATGAAAAAGGAACAATTCTTTCTGTAAATAATGACCCTGGTACTTTACCGACATATATAGGTTATTTTCTTTTAACTTTAGGGATGATGTGGTCTCTTTTTTCAAAATCAAATAGATTTGCACAGCTAGCAAAAAGAGCGAAAAAAGCTGCTGATGAAAAGGCTGTCGGTGCTATCATTGCTTTAGGTCTGGTTCTTAGTTTAACACCATCGTATGCAGAGGATTTAAATCCTACTATCAAAACAATTATTTCTTTTGATAAAGACCATGCTGAGAAATTTGGTGAGTTGGTTATCCAAGACAGCGGTGGTAGAATGAAACCGATGGATACTCTCTCAACTGAGATATTAGCTAAAATACATAGAGGTGCAAGTGTTAAAATCGGTGACTACAAACTAGACTCAAACCAAGTTATTCTTGGAATGATGGTTAAGCCTGATGCATATCGTGATATTAAAATTATCTATACAAAAAACCCTGAAGTTAATAAGCTAATAGGTACTGTTTCAGATGCTAAATATGCTTCATTTGCACAGTTTTTTAGTGATCCTTCTAATATGAATGGATATAAGCTGGCTGAACTTGTAGATGCTGCAGTTCGTAAGGAACCAAAACACAGAAATATGCTTGATAAAGCTATTTTAAAAGTTGATGAGAGAGTAAATATAGCTTACTCTGTTTATACCGGTGCGTTGATGAAAATGTGGCCAAAGCCAAATGATGCAAACAACAAGTGGTATCCGACAATAGAAGCACTTCAGACATTTTCTCCTGAAAATGCTGAGCGACTAAGAGGTGTTGCAGTTAAGTATTTTACTTCTATTGATGATGCATTAGCAAATGGTAACTGGGCTGATGCGAATACAGCAGTCACTAAATTAGCAGAGTATCAAAAATTTTATGGCGCAGATGTTTATCCAAGCAAAAATAGAATTAAAGCAGAGATGTTTTACAACAAAGCATATATCTTTGAAACACTTTATCCTTTTTATCTTCTACTTGGGTTTATACTTTTAATTTTAAGTTTTGTAAAAATACTTAAACCAGCTTTTAATATAGCAATTTTCTCTAAAGTCACACTTGGCCTTTTAGTTGTGTTTTTTGTTGCACATACTTTTGGTTTAGGACTTAGATGGTATATCTCAGGTCATGCCCCTTGGTCAAATGGTTACGAGTCTATGATCTACATCGGTTGGGCAACAGTTTTAGCAGGTTTTATCTTCTCAAAACGCTCATCTATGACTATGGCATCAACAGCTGTTTTAGCAGGTCTTATTCTATTTGTTGCACACCTAAACTGGATGGATCCACAGGTTACAAATCTTGTTCCTGTTCTTAACTCATACTGGTTAAGTATTCACGTTGCAGTAATTACTGCCAGTTATGGTTTTTTAGGGCTTGGAGCTTTACTTGGTTTTGTGTCAGTACTGCTTTTTATACTTAAAACTGATAAAAACTCTAAACACATTACCTTATCTATAAAAGAGTTAAACTCTATAAATGAAATGGCTCTTATGGTTGGTCTTATGCTGCTTACTATAGGAAACTTCCTAGGCGGTGTTTGGGCAAATGAGTCTTGGGGTAGATACTGGGGCTGGGATCCAAAAGAGACTTGGGCACTTGTAACTATCTTAGTTTATGCAGTTGTTGTGCACCTTAGATTTATTAAGTCTATCTACAGCGAGTTTAACTTTGCAGTTATTTCATTAATGGCTTATACTTCTGTAATCATGACTTACTTCGGGGTAAACTACTATCTTGCAGGACTTCACTCATACGCTAAGGGTGATCCTGTTCCTGTTCCTGATTTTGTTCCTATAACTTATGCGATAATCTTTGTATTAGTCGCACTTGCGTTTAGAAACAGAAAGTTAGCATAG